One Alicyclobacillus acidoterrestris DNA window includes the following coding sequences:
- a CDS encoding TetR/AcrR family transcriptional regulator: MPRANLTAAVIVEKAVEFVDANGFEQLSMAELARLLGVATPSLYKHVSSLGGIQTAIAERGLRELRDALREAVNGHVQDKALERVADVYRCYAHAHPGRYAAIQKAPDPNNDTLRILSEELLDILFGILATYGRSGTQAVHDVRMLRSALHGFVLLEDVGGFGMPLDVDHSFHHMVKALDTAFRTPNLGEDES; the protein is encoded by the coding sequence ATGCCGCGCGCTAATCTGACGGCTGCAGTCATTGTCGAGAAGGCGGTCGAGTTTGTGGATGCCAATGGCTTTGAACAGCTGAGCATGGCCGAATTGGCTCGCCTGCTGGGCGTGGCAACGCCCAGCTTGTACAAACACGTGTCCTCCCTTGGCGGCATCCAAACGGCAATTGCCGAGCGTGGCCTCCGCGAACTCCGAGACGCGTTGCGTGAGGCCGTCAACGGTCATGTCCAAGACAAAGCCTTGGAACGCGTGGCTGACGTTTACCGATGTTATGCTCACGCCCACCCAGGACGCTATGCGGCCATTCAAAAGGCTCCTGACCCCAACAACGATACACTCCGTATCCTGAGCGAAGAATTGTTGGACATTCTATTTGGCATTCTCGCTACTTACGGTCGATCCGGCACACAAGCCGTCCACGATGTCCGCATGTTGCGCTCGGCGTTACACGGCTTCGTGCTACTTGAGGACGTCGGTGGCTTCGGAATGCCCCTGGATGTGGATCATTCGTTCCACCACATGGTAAAGGCACTCGATACGGCCTTTCGCACACCTAACCTTGGAGAGGACGAGTCGTAA
- a CDS encoding alpha/beta fold hydrolase, which translates to MAGSSYTRLSPATQFLERPGGKLAFEVSGDGPLVICAPGMGDLRSVYRFLAPALVESGFRVACMDLRGHGDSDATFDEYDDVAVGRDMLALSQYLGPPAVLVGNSMSAGAATWAAAEAPDLVAGLVLIGPFVRNAPVPFLMELAFRLGLLRPWGLATWLWYYRKLYPGHSPADLRTHIERIRTSLRRTDRWRAFKATTRTSHQPVEARLSEVATPTLVVMGTNDPDFPDPDEEAHFVADRLGGQVVMVPHAGHYPQAEFPEVVAPAIVQFLKEGYHAAR; encoded by the coding sequence ATGGCTGGTTCGTCATATACACGGCTTTCGCCGGCTACACAATTTCTTGAACGTCCTGGTGGCAAGCTGGCATTCGAAGTAAGCGGAGACGGACCACTTGTCATCTGCGCACCAGGCATGGGTGACCTGCGCTCGGTGTATCGCTTCCTGGCGCCTGCCCTGGTTGAATCAGGCTTCCGCGTAGCCTGCATGGATCTTCGCGGGCACGGAGACAGCGACGCCACCTTCGATGAATACGACGACGTGGCCGTTGGCCGCGATATGTTGGCGTTGTCCCAGTACTTGGGCCCCCCCGCTGTATTGGTCGGCAATTCGATGTCAGCCGGTGCGGCCACATGGGCCGCCGCTGAAGCGCCTGACCTCGTTGCCGGCTTGGTACTCATCGGCCCATTTGTGCGCAATGCTCCGGTTCCCTTCCTCATGGAGCTGGCTTTTCGGCTCGGACTCCTACGCCCATGGGGTTTGGCAACATGGTTGTGGTACTATCGAAAGCTATACCCGGGCCATTCCCCGGCAGATCTCCGAACACATATTGAAAGGATTCGTACGAGCCTTCGCCGCACCGACCGGTGGCGCGCCTTTAAAGCGACGACGCGCACATCCCACCAGCCGGTTGAAGCCCGGCTTTCTGAAGTCGCGACGCCGACCTTGGTCGTCATGGGGACCAACGACCCGGACTTCCCCGATCCCGACGAAGAAGCCCACTTCGTGGCCGATAGGCTTGGCGGTCAAGTTGTGATGGTGCCACATGCAGGTCACTACCCCCAGGCAGAATTTCCGGAAGTAGTTGCCCCGGCCATAGTGCAATTTTTGAAGGAGGGATATCATGCCGCGCGCTAA
- a CDS encoding TetR/AcrR family transcriptional regulator: MGRPRQFDVEHVLHQCMDVFWTKGFNATSYEDLTRATRVKKQSLYGVFDDKRSLFLRALKQYRKQSIEHMEHLTKNDVSPLKNLEAIRDAILSPVDEAVCRGCLMVNSALEFGTDDEEVTREVDMMFTEMERILEGVIQIGQEQHLLTTDYTSKELAAHLANAILGAKIMEKRGASREKIEAVLRTSFALIAL; encoded by the coding sequence ATGGGCAGACCAAGACAGTTCGATGTGGAACATGTGCTTCACCAGTGTATGGACGTGTTCTGGACGAAAGGCTTTAACGCTACTTCCTATGAGGACCTTACGCGTGCGACACGTGTAAAAAAGCAAAGCTTGTATGGTGTGTTTGATGATAAGCGCTCCCTGTTTTTAAGGGCACTGAAGCAGTATCGAAAACAGAGTATAGAACACATGGAACATCTAACTAAAAATGATGTATCCCCTTTAAAGAATCTGGAAGCTATACGTGATGCAATCCTTTCGCCAGTAGACGAAGCAGTTTGCAGAGGTTGCTTAATGGTTAATTCTGCGCTGGAATTCGGAACGGACGACGAGGAAGTAACGCGTGAAGTAGACATGATGTTTACTGAAATGGAGCGAATTCTTGAGGGGGTCATCCAAATCGGTCAGGAGCAGCATCTTCTTACGACCGATTACACGAGCAAAGAACTTGCAGCACATCTGGCCAATGCGATTCTAGGTGCGAAAATAATGGAAAAAAGAGGTGCATCTAGAGAGAAGATTGAGGCGGTTCTACGTACTTCTTTTGCGCTCATCGCTCTCTAG
- a CDS encoding NADH:flavin oxidoreductase, which translates to MNSSKSVEALFQPFKFGNTMLSNRVVMAPMTRQFSPNGIPGSDVASYYRRRAENGVGLIVTEGTVINHPDSSNQANVPHFYGESALQGWANVVNQVHEAGGRIIPQIWHMGARGNVNDYAESEIVAIVEAFAQAAAEAKRLGFDGIELHGAHGYLIDQFFWEKTNTRTDRYGGDMVKRTRFATEVIEACRRAVGPEFPIVLRFSQWKSSDYAAKLAKTPAELERFLAPLIEAGVDVFHCSTRRFWEPEFEGSDLNLAGWTKKLTGKPTITVGSVGLDGEFMSLFTEGKGAGNAKIDGLIERLEREEFDLVAVGRALLVDPAWAKKIRDGRTDELVPFTSEAIKTLY; encoded by the coding sequence ATGAACTCTTCTAAATCTGTTGAAGCGTTGTTTCAACCATTTAAATTTGGCAATACCATGTTATCGAATCGTGTCGTGATGGCTCCGATGACCCGACAATTCTCACCAAACGGAATTCCGGGCTCGGATGTTGCTTCATACTATCGTCGCAGGGCCGAGAATGGCGTCGGCCTTATCGTGACAGAAGGTACGGTGATCAACCACCCCGATTCGTCCAATCAAGCAAACGTTCCGCACTTTTATGGTGAATCGGCGTTGCAAGGCTGGGCAAACGTGGTCAATCAGGTCCACGAAGCAGGTGGACGCATCATTCCGCAGATTTGGCACATGGGTGCACGAGGGAATGTCAACGACTATGCGGAATCGGAGATTGTCGCAATCGTCGAGGCCTTCGCACAAGCTGCAGCCGAGGCCAAGAGGCTAGGTTTTGACGGCATTGAACTTCACGGTGCGCATGGATATTTGATTGATCAATTCTTCTGGGAAAAAACGAATACTCGCACAGACAGATATGGTGGTGACATGGTAAAGCGAACTCGCTTTGCGACTGAGGTCATTGAAGCTTGCCGCCGTGCTGTTGGACCTGAGTTTCCTATCGTGCTGCGATTTTCGCAATGGAAGTCGAGTGACTATGCGGCAAAGTTAGCGAAAACACCTGCTGAACTGGAGCGTTTTTTGGCACCGTTGATCGAAGCGGGTGTTGACGTTTTTCACTGTTCAACTCGACGGTTTTGGGAACCGGAGTTTGAAGGCTCAGATTTGAATCTTGCCGGCTGGACAAAGAAATTGACAGGGAAACCTACAATTACGGTCGGATCGGTTGGTCTAGACGGTGAGTTTATGAGTCTGTTTACTGAAGGAAAAGGTGCTGGAAACGCTAAGATAGACGGTTTGATCGAAAGGTTGGAACGCGAAGAATTCGATTTAGTAGCTGTAGGGCGGGCACTGCTGGTTGACCCTGCTTGGGCAAAAAAGATCCGTGACGGGCGGACAGATGAGTTGGTACCGTTTACTTCTGAAGCCATTAAAACGCTTTACTGA